From one Nitrospirota bacterium genomic stretch:
- the accC gene encoding acetyl-CoA carboxylase biotin carboxylase subunit encodes MFKKILVANRGEIAMRIIRACRELNIATAAIYSEADSTGIYVKKADEAYMVGPGPVKGFLDSQQIVSLAQRIGADAIHPGYGFLSENSKFAQLCQTSGITFIGPSPQAIDLMGSKVNARDLAKRVGVPIVPGTEGGVTDVNEALSFAKATGYPVIIKASAGGGGRGLRVVRSDAELRENMAVASREAQASFGDGSVFLEKYIERPHHIEFQILADKHGNMIHLGERDCSIQRRHQKLIEIAPSLILTPKLRAEMGAAAITIAKAVDYDNAGTVEFLLDQNGHYYFMEMNPRLQVEHTVTEQITAIDIVRNQIAIAAGLPLEITQQEVTLQGHSIQCRINAEDPKNNFMPCTGTITAYLSPGGIGVRIDGAVYKDYTVPPYYDALLAKLTVRGRTWEETVSRMRRSLEEYVLRGVKTTIPFMKEIMQEPDFMAGRFDTSYLETHPDLFNYHDFEQPEDLVLALSAAIAAYEGL; translated from the coding sequence ATGTTCAAGAAGATTTTGGTGGCCAATCGCGGCGAAATCGCCATGCGGATTATTCGCGCCTGCCGCGAATTGAACATCGCCACCGCCGCCATCTACTCCGAAGCCGATTCGACCGGGATCTACGTCAAAAAGGCAGACGAGGCCTACATGGTCGGCCCGGGACCGGTCAAAGGCTTCCTGGATAGCCAACAAATCGTCAGTCTGGCCCAACGGATCGGCGCCGACGCCATCCATCCAGGCTACGGATTCCTCTCGGAAAACTCGAAATTTGCGCAACTGTGCCAAACCTCCGGCATTACCTTCATCGGCCCATCGCCGCAAGCCATCGACTTAATGGGGAGTAAGGTCAACGCCCGCGACCTCGCCAAGCGAGTGGGCGTTCCCATCGTCCCCGGCACCGAAGGCGGCGTCACCGACGTCAACGAAGCCCTATCGTTTGCCAAAGCCACTGGGTATCCCGTCATCATTAAAGCCAGTGCAGGTGGAGGAGGACGCGGCCTCCGGGTAGTCCGGTCCGACGCCGAACTCCGTGAGAACATGGCGGTGGCCTCTCGGGAAGCACAAGCGTCGTTCGGCGATGGCAGCGTCTTCCTCGAAAAGTATATCGAACGACCGCATCACATCGAATTCCAGATCCTGGCCGACAAACACGGCAACATGATCCACCTGGGCGAGCGCGATTGCTCGATCCAACGGCGGCATCAAAAGCTCATCGAAATCGCCCCCTCGTTGATCCTGACGCCGAAGCTGCGCGCCGAAATGGGTGCAGCGGCCATTACCATCGCCAAGGCGGTCGATTATGACAATGCCGGCACGGTTGAGTTCCTGCTCGACCAGAACGGCCATTATTACTTCATGGAGATGAACCCTCGCCTCCAAGTCGAACATACGGTGACCGAGCAGATCACCGCGATCGACATCGTGCGCAATCAAATCGCCATTGCCGCGGGCCTGCCTCTGGAGATCACGCAGCAGGAAGTCACGCTCCAAGGCCATTCCATCCAGTGCCGCATCAATGCCGAAGATCCCAAGAACAACTTTATGCCTTGCACGGGCACCATCACCGCCTATCTCTCGCCGGGCGGGATCGGGGTACGCATCGACGGAGCGGTCTACAAAGACTATACGGTGCCGCCCTACTACGACGCCCTCTTGGCCAAACTCACCGTCCGCGGCCGTACCTGGGAAGAAACCGTCAGCCGGATGAGACGGTCGCTCGAAGAATATGTCCTGCGCGGGGTGAAGACCACGATCCCCTTCATGAAAGAAATTATGCAAGAGCCGGATTTCATGGCGGGTCGTTTCGACACGTCCTATCTCGAGACGCATCCGGACCTGTTCAACTACCACGATTTCGAACAACCGGAGGACCTGGTGTTGGCGCTCTCCGCTGCCATCGCCGCCTACGAAGGGCTGTGA